Proteins found in one Candidatus Deferrimicrobiaceae bacterium genomic segment:
- a CDS encoding branched-chain amino acid ABC transporter permease, with amino-acid sequence MFVEQLINGVTLGSIYAIVALGYTLVFGVLDIINMAHGEIFMFGAFIGMVIVTKMNAPLAAAFLGAVAVTAALGYLLERIALRPLRGRTGVSPLAPLISTIGVSILLENLAHHIFGAGNQLFETSFADIRFSIGSTTVYLVQVVILGVAIILMGGLSLWLSRTRTGKGLRATAESLETAGLLGVDTNRIITATVVIASAMGGIAGVLVGMAFNYINNQIGLSMGLKGLAIIIFGGMGSVAGAMAGGLILGLSETFVVAYGSSGYRDAIAFLTIIVVLLLRPRGLFGQAVPGARR; translated from the coding sequence GTGTTTGTCGAGCAACTGATCAACGGCGTCACTCTGGGGAGCATCTACGCCATCGTCGCCCTGGGATACACCCTCGTCTTCGGCGTGCTCGACATCATCAACATGGCCCACGGCGAGATCTTCATGTTCGGCGCGTTCATCGGGATGGTGATCGTGACGAAGATGAACGCTCCGCTTGCGGCCGCCTTCCTGGGGGCGGTGGCGGTCACCGCGGCGCTCGGGTACCTGCTGGAACGGATCGCCCTGCGCCCCCTGCGGGGGCGGACGGGGGTTTCCCCGCTGGCGCCCCTCATCAGCACGATCGGCGTCTCCATCCTCCTCGAGAACCTCGCCCACCACATCTTCGGGGCCGGGAACCAGCTGTTCGAGACCTCCTTCGCCGACATCCGCTTCTCGATCGGGTCGACGACCGTATATCTCGTACAGGTCGTCATCCTGGGCGTCGCGATCATCCTCATGGGGGGGCTCTCCCTGTGGCTTTCCCGGACCCGCACCGGCAAAGGGCTTCGGGCCACGGCGGAAAGCCTGGAGACGGCGGGGCTTCTCGGGGTCGACACGAACCGGATCATCACGGCCACGGTCGTCATCGCTTCCGCGATGGGCGGAATCGCCGGCGTGCTGGTCGGGATGGCCTTCAACTACATCAACAACCAGATCGGGCTCTCGATGGGTCTGAAAGGGCTGGCGATCATCATCTTCGGGGGGATGGGGAGCGTGGCGGGCGCGATGGCCGGGGGGCTCATCCTGGGTCTTTCCGAAACGTTCGTCGTCGCCTACGGAAGTTCCGGGTACCGCGACGCCATCGCCTTCCTCACGATCATCGTGGTGCTCCTCCTCCGGCCCCGGGGGCTGTTCGGGCAGGCGGTGCCGGGGGCCCGTCGGTAG
- a CDS encoding ABC transporter substrate-binding protein gives MHRKVRLAGLVFAVAFALVFRGANGYAGEGKGPAVHAKIGVISILTGPGAAYGEAITQGFRLAQEEINARGGVRIDLAIEDSSGKQEQALSAAQKLINSDRVVAILGPTLSTEMKVVGPEANASGVPIMGTSTTAQGITQIGKFVFRNSLPEALAIPASIGKAVKTYRIRKVALFYGNDDVFTKSGFDTMKKVAEDLKLNILTIETFQKGQADYKAQLTKIKNLAPDAIFCSALYEEGGVILSQARKMGITVPFVGGNGFNSPKVIEIAKDAAEGLVVATPWFGEKDDPKVKAFVAQYEKRYGKKPDQFAAQAYDGLFLMAEGLRKAGKADRAALRDALAGIRNFPGVLGMFSFDEERDVVMEPAVLIIRNGKFQLFR, from the coding sequence ATGCACAGGAAGGTCAGGCTGGCCGGTTTGGTCTTCGCGGTCGCTTTCGCCCTCGTTTTCCGGGGAGCGAACGGGTACGCGGGGGAAGGAAAGGGCCCCGCGGTCCACGCGAAGATCGGGGTGATCTCGATCCTCACCGGACCCGGCGCGGCGTACGGGGAGGCGATCACCCAGGGTTTCCGCCTCGCGCAGGAGGAGATCAACGCCCGGGGAGGCGTGCGGATCGACCTGGCCATCGAGGACTCCTCCGGGAAGCAGGAACAAGCCCTGTCCGCGGCGCAGAAGCTCATTAACTCCGACCGGGTGGTCGCGATCCTGGGGCCGACGCTGAGCACGGAGATGAAGGTCGTGGGGCCTGAGGCCAATGCCAGCGGGGTGCCCATCATGGGGACATCGACGACGGCCCAGGGGATCACCCAGATCGGGAAGTTCGTCTTCCGGAACTCCCTCCCGGAGGCGCTGGCCATTCCCGCCTCCATCGGCAAGGCGGTTAAAACATACCGAATCCGGAAGGTCGCCCTCTTCTACGGAAACGACGATGTCTTCACGAAATCGGGGTTCGACACGATGAAGAAGGTGGCGGAGGACCTGAAGCTCAACATTCTGACGATCGAGACGTTCCAGAAAGGGCAGGCGGACTACAAGGCGCAGCTGACGAAGATCAAGAACCTCGCCCCCGACGCGATCTTCTGTTCCGCCCTGTACGAGGAGGGCGGGGTCATCCTCTCCCAGGCGAGGAAGATGGGGATCACGGTCCCCTTCGTGGGGGGGAACGGCTTCAACTCCCCCAAGGTGATCGAAATCGCGAAAGACGCCGCGGAGGGGCTCGTGGTGGCCACCCCGTGGTTCGGCGAAAAGGACGACCCGAAGGTGAAGGCGTTCGTCGCCCAATACGAGAAACGATACGGGAAGAAGCCGGACCAGTTCGCCGCCCAGGCGTACGACGGGCTCTTCCTCATGGCGGAAGGCCTGCGGAAAGCGGGCAAGGCCGACCGGGCAGCGCTGCGCGACGCCCTCGCGGGGATCCGGAACTTCCCCGGTGTCCTCGGGATGTTTTCCTTCGACGAGGAGCGCGACGTTGTCATGGAACCCGCCGTGCTCATCATCCGGAACGGGAAGTTCCAGCTCTTCCGCTGA